A part of Oncorhynchus kisutch isolate 150728-3 linkage group LG2, Okis_V2, whole genome shotgun sequence genomic DNA contains:
- the LOC116352856 gene encoding sperm acrosome membrane-associated protein 4-like — translation MRGLMLCVFALAMLTASADEDDQEEQREEGPLQCFRCDLGFWDACYTTKTNCNIGEKCYTGRGKAGDVLDVKLLGCVKAKECELVTNVEIFSNTTIYMMTRHCCDTHFCNTGHTLPLNTLLSLSLTTITIIHLSSP, via the exons ATGAGGGGATTGATGCTCTGTGTTTTTGCCCTGGCGATGTTAACAGCTTCTGCAG ATGAGGATGATCAGGAGGAGCAACGGGAGGAGGGGCCTCTGCAGTGTTTCCGCTGTGACCTGGGCTTCTGGGATGCCTGCTACACCACCAAAACCAACTGCAATATCGGGGAGAAGTGCTACACTggccgagggaaggcag gtGATGTGCTGGATGTTAAGTTGCTGGGCTGTGTCAAGGCGAAGGAGTGTGAGTTGGTGACCAATGTGGAGATCTTCTCCAACACAACcatctacatgatgaccaggcacTGCTGCGACACACACTTCTGCAACACCGGACACACACTACCCCTCAACACACTTCTCTCCCTGTCACTGACTACAATAACcatcatccacctctcctctccctga
- the LOC109905630 gene encoding uncharacterized protein LOC109905630 has product MTAEGSTGAVNAVCTQDSSHSPKTTCPQTTWPCPQKDELEVRLRLRSPPGAWLLAGVVVVMVGMFVAVAGYASSTPNPVGGRGSSHSERMKLLGPVVMGIGLFIFICAGTLLYENRDRENRERENLENPEEQGKHKQKKTREWRRENRDYEDVEQGNQREPSDRHSPLPEECPPPLPPRVPKQEGSELNILSVGVLSSLLPGEGQGREERVREVGGKGGSTLLTRVLYHQDSPSSCPSPAPSSVYSDSCNSSEINYNIQTGSPIHSILQL; this is encoded by the coding sequence ATGACAGCAGAGGGGTCCACCGGAGCGGTCAACGCCGTCTGCACCCAAGACTCCTCCCACTCACCTAAAACAACCTGCCCACAAACCACATGGCCCTGCCCACAGAAGGATGAGCTCGAAGTCAGACTCCGCCTCCGCTCCCCTCCTGGGGCGTGGCTACTAGCGGGCGTTGTCGTGGTGATGGTGGGAATGTTTGTGGCCGTGGCCGGGTACGCTAGCTCCACCCCTAACCCTGTGGGTGGGCGAGGCAGCTCCCACAGCGAGCGAATGAAACTGCTCGGCCCTGTCGTGATGGGCATCGGCCTGTTCATCTTCATCTGTGCTGGAACCCTGCTGTATGAGAACCGGGACCGCGAGAACCGAGAGCGTGAGAACCTTGAGAACCCTGAGGAGCAGGGGAAacacaaacagaagaaaacaaggGAATGGCGCCGGGAGAACCGTGATTATGAGGATGTGGAACAGGGGAACCAGAGAGAGccctcagacagacactccccTCTCCCTGAGGAGTGCCCGCCCCCCCTGCCTCCCAGAGTGCCTAAACAGGAGGGGTCAGAGTTGAACATTCTCTCTGTGGGGGTGCTGAGCTCACTGCTACCAGGGGAGGGACAGGGGCGtgaagagagagtcagagaggtggGGGGTAAAGGGGGGTCAACCCTgctgaccagagtcctataccaCCAGGACTccccctcctcctgtccctccccaGCCCCCTCCTCTGTGTACTCTGACTCCTGTAATTCCAGTGAGATCAACTATAACATTCAGACAGGCTCCCCTATCCACTCTATTCTCCAACTCTGA